One genomic segment of Pelagerythrobacter marensis includes these proteins:
- a CDS encoding Ppx/GppA family phosphatase: protein MTAYRPFAQRSLRAQHDDRRAVIDIGSNTVRLVVYDGPQRSPRTMWNEKIVARLGRDLASNGRIPEEACEQALAALTRFALLVQELKVHDVQTVATAAAREAENGAAFLDRVRALGLDPRLLTGEEEAVASAFGVIGAFPDAHGVVADLGGGSLELVGVDNGDCHSGASLPLGTLRLPALRARKSASFKRAVQKAFQKAGWAAAHTGPLYMVGGTWRALAAYAMRSGDYPLTDPHGFRLDAEDAMRIARKVARSNPEKLVDIDGIGSLRAGALPDAAAMLQIMLAELEPDGLVFSSWGLREGLLYQRLEPLEQTKDPLIVAVADFAAPMKSAITDAALMSAWVVDIAEGGGAENERLRLAGALLSLALHRVEPNFRTAQALEWALDKRWVGLDARGRAMIAAMLLGSCNKTSWPKRVAALTDEQDLREAMGWGLAMRLARRLGATSRISLMTSALARKKKKLVLRLDESRAALAGESVTRDLAGLAEWLGLDPELQITA from the coding sequence ATGACAGCCTATCGCCCGTTCGCTCAACGCAGCCTCCGCGCGCAGCACGACGATCGCCGCGCGGTGATCGATATCGGTTCCAACACTGTCCGGCTGGTCGTCTACGATGGCCCGCAGCGCAGCCCGCGGACGATGTGGAACGAGAAGATCGTGGCCCGCCTCGGGCGCGATCTCGCGTCGAACGGTCGGATACCGGAGGAAGCGTGCGAACAGGCGCTCGCAGCGCTGACGCGCTTCGCCCTGCTGGTGCAGGAGCTGAAGGTTCACGATGTCCAGACCGTCGCCACCGCTGCCGCGCGCGAGGCGGAAAACGGTGCAGCGTTTCTCGATCGGGTGCGCGCCCTGGGCCTCGACCCCAGACTGCTGACCGGAGAAGAGGAAGCGGTCGCCTCCGCTTTCGGCGTAATCGGTGCTTTCCCCGATGCCCACGGGGTCGTGGCGGATCTGGGCGGCGGCAGTCTGGAGCTTGTCGGGGTGGATAACGGCGATTGCCACAGCGGCGCCAGCCTGCCGCTCGGCACCTTGCGCCTGCCTGCCCTGCGCGCCAGAAAATCGGCATCGTTCAAGCGCGCGGTGCAGAAAGCGTTCCAGAAGGCCGGATGGGCCGCGGCGCACACTGGCCCGCTCTACATGGTCGGCGGCACGTGGCGCGCCCTGGCTGCCTATGCCATGCGCAGCGGCGATTACCCGCTGACCGATCCGCACGGTTTCCGGCTGGATGCCGAAGACGCCATGCGGATTGCGCGCAAGGTCGCGCGCAGCAATCCGGAAAAGCTGGTCGATATCGACGGGATCGGTTCGCTGCGCGCCGGCGCCCTGCCCGATGCCGCGGCAATGTTGCAGATCATGCTGGCTGAGCTGGAACCGGACGGGCTCGTCTTCTCCAGCTGGGGGCTTCGCGAAGGGTTGCTGTACCAGCGGCTCGAACCGCTTGAGCAGACGAAAGATCCGCTAATCGTCGCCGTTGCCGATTTCGCGGCACCGATGAAAAGCGCAATTACCGATGCCGCCTTGATGAGCGCCTGGGTGGTCGACATCGCCGAAGGCGGCGGGGCGGAGAACGAGCGTTTGCGCCTTGCAGGCGCGCTGCTCTCGCTCGCCCTCCATCGGGTGGAGCCGAATTTCCGCACCGCGCAGGCGCTCGAATGGGCGCTGGACAAGCGCTGGGTCGGGCTCGATGCGCGCGGACGTGCGATGATCGCGGCGATGCTGCTCGGCAGTTGCAACAAAACGAGCTGGCCCAAGCGCGTTGCCGCCCTCACCGACGAACAGGACTTGCGCGAGGCGATGGGCTGGGGCCTGGCCATGCGCCTGGCGCGCAGACTGGGCGCAACGTCGCGTATTTCGCTGATGACCAGCGCCCTGGCGCGCAAGAAGAAGAAACTGGTCCTGCGCCTCGATGAAAGCCGCGCGGCGCTGGCGGGGGAAAGCGTGACGCGCGATCTCGCCGGTCTGGCCGAGTGGCTTGGGCTGGACCCGGAATTGCAGATCACCGCCTGA
- a CDS encoding trans-sulfuration enzyme family protein, whose product MKKTHGMNRAITRTWRPATQAVRGGTWRSEHGETSEALFLTSGYSYDDAATVAARFAGEAEGMTYSRLQNPTVAMLEERIALMEGAEACRAQASGMAAMTAALLCQLSVGDHVVAARAAFGSCRWLVDHLCPRFGIETTVIDSADNAAWEAAIRPNTKVFFFETPANPTLDVVDLEYVCGLAKAHGIATVVDNAFATAVLQRPLEFGADIVAYSATKLMDGQGRVLAGAVCGDRTFIDEVLLPFQRNTGPNLSPFNAWVVHKGLETLNLRAHRQSESALEIGRFVENRGPRVLHPGLESHPGHALAAKQMDAFGPIFALDVGSREKAFAVLDALELIDISNNIGDARSLMCHPASTTHAGMSEEARTEMGVGEGLLRINIGLEDVEDLREDLDRALAAAGF is encoded by the coding sequence ATGAAGAAGACCCATGGAATGAACCGCGCGATCACGCGCACCTGGCGCCCTGCGACGCAGGCCGTGCGCGGCGGCACCTGGCGCAGCGAACACGGCGAGACGAGTGAAGCGCTCTTCCTCACGTCAGGCTACAGCTACGACGATGCCGCGACCGTCGCCGCCCGGTTCGCCGGCGAGGCCGAAGGGATGACCTATTCCCGCCTCCAGAACCCGACAGTCGCCATGCTGGAAGAGCGGATTGCCCTGATGGAAGGCGCAGAGGCCTGCCGCGCGCAGGCCAGTGGCATGGCTGCGATGACGGCGGCGCTCTTGTGCCAGCTTTCGGTCGGCGATCACGTGGTCGCTGCGCGGGCAGCATTCGGATCGTGCCGGTGGCTGGTCGATCACCTCTGCCCCCGGTTCGGGATCGAAACGACGGTGATCGACAGCGCAGACAATGCTGCTTGGGAAGCGGCCATCCGGCCGAATACCAAAGTCTTCTTCTTCGAAACGCCGGCCAATCCGACGCTCGACGTGGTCGATCTGGAATATGTCTGCGGCCTGGCGAAAGCCCATGGCATTGCCACCGTCGTCGACAATGCCTTCGCAACGGCAGTGCTGCAGCGGCCGCTGGAGTTCGGTGCCGATATCGTCGCCTACAGCGCGACCAAGCTGATGGATGGCCAGGGCCGGGTTCTGGCCGGTGCGGTTTGCGGGGATCGCACGTTTATCGACGAGGTTCTGCTGCCGTTCCAGCGCAACACCGGGCCAAATCTTTCGCCCTTCAATGCCTGGGTGGTGCACAAGGGGCTGGAAACACTCAACCTGCGGGCACATCGGCAGAGTGAGAGCGCGCTCGAGATCGGACGTTTTGTGGAAAATCGCGGCCCCCGCGTTCTGCATCCGGGGTTGGAGAGCCACCCGGGTCACGCCCTTGCAGCAAAGCAGATGGACGCGTTCGGCCCGATCTTCGCGCTGGACGTTGGCAGTCGAGAGAAAGCCTTTGCCGTGCTCGATGCGCTGGAACTCATCGATATTTCCAACAACATCGGCGATGCGCGCAGCCTTATGTGCCACCCGGCCAGCACGACGCACGCCGGAATGAGCGAGGAAGCGCGTACCGAGATGGGGGTCGGCGAAGGTCTGCTACGGATCAATATCGGGCTGGAGGATGTCGAGGATCTTCGCGAAGACCTGGACCGCGCGCTCGCCGCAGCAGGGTTCTGA
- the apaG gene encoding Co2+/Mg2+ efflux protein ApaG, with the protein MKQLFQHAAITDGITVRVAVNFLPEQSQPDAGKWFWVYHIRIENESDERVQLITRHWRITDARGAVNLVDGEGVVGEMPVLAPGDSHDYVSGCPLATPHGSMEGFYTFHRADGTPLEVRIPFFPLAAPAIAD; encoded by the coding sequence ATGAAACAGCTGTTCCAACATGCCGCGATTACCGATGGGATTACCGTTCGCGTGGCGGTGAATTTCCTGCCTGAACAGTCGCAGCCCGACGCGGGGAAGTGGTTCTGGGTCTATCACATCCGGATCGAGAACGAGTCCGACGAACGGGTGCAACTGATCACCCGCCATTGGCGAATCACCGACGCGCGCGGGGCTGTGAATCTGGTCGATGGGGAAGGGGTCGTGGGCGAAATGCCCGTTCTGGCTCCGGGCGACAGCCATGACTATGTATCCGGCTGCCCGCTGGCGACGCCGCATGGATCGATGGAAGGGTTTTACACCTTCCATCGCGCCGATGGCACGCCGCTGGAGGTGCGCATTCCCTTCTTCCCGCTGGCAGCGCCGGCGATCGCGGACTGA
- the fusA gene encoding elongation factor G — MARDYPLERYRNFGIMAHIDAGKTTTSERILYYTGKSYKIGEVHDGAATMDWMEQEQERGITITSAATTTFWSAEDGEGPKHRLNIIDTPGHVDFTIEVERSLRVLDGAVAVFDGVAGVEPQSETVWRQADKYKVPRMCFINKLDRTGADFYYCVQSIIDRLGATPLVLYLPIGAESDLKGVVDLVNNRGIVWEDESLGAKFNYVDIPEDLADRAAEYREKLIETAVEQDDDVMESYLEGNEPDAATLKRLIRKGTLNQSFVPVLCGSAFKNKGVQPLLDAVVDYMPSPLDVPAIKGVKPDSDEEDTRPSSDEAPFAALAFKIMNDPFVGTLTFTRIYSGRLAKGQVLNSVKDKKEKIGRMLLMHSNNREDIDEAFAGDIVAIAGLKETTTGDTLCAPNAPIILERMEFPEPVIELSVEPKTKADQEKMGVALNRLAAEDPSFRVSTDHESGQTIIKGMGELHLDILVDRMRREFKVEANVGAPQVAYRESLAREVEVTYTHKKQSGGSGQFGEAKVRVIPGERGQGIVFDDQIKGGNIPREYIPSVEKGMREQAESGYLVGFPIIDFTIELIDGKYHDVDSSTVAFEITGRGAMREAANKAGIKLLEPVMKVEVVTPEDYLGDVIGDLNSRRGQIQGTDTRGNAQAVEAFVPLANMFGYVNELRSFTQGRAQYSMQFSHYDEVPANVAQEVKEKLA, encoded by the coding sequence ATGGCCCGCGACTATCCGCTGGAGCGTTATCGCAACTTCGGCATCATGGCCCACATCGATGCCGGCAAGACCACCACGTCCGAACGCATCCTCTACTACACCGGCAAGTCCTACAAGATCGGCGAAGTCCACGACGGCGCCGCGACGATGGACTGGATGGAGCAGGAGCAGGAGCGCGGGATCACCATCACCTCCGCCGCGACGACCACGTTCTGGTCGGCGGAAGACGGTGAAGGGCCCAAGCACCGCCTGAACATCATCGACACCCCCGGCCACGTCGACTTCACCATCGAAGTCGAACGTTCGCTGCGCGTGCTCGACGGTGCGGTCGCGGTGTTCGACGGCGTTGCCGGCGTTGAGCCGCAGTCCGAAACCGTGTGGCGCCAGGCGGACAAGTACAAGGTTCCGCGGATGTGCTTCATCAACAAGCTCGACCGCACCGGGGCCGATTTCTATTACTGCGTGCAGTCGATCATCGATCGTCTGGGCGCGACCCCGCTGGTGCTCTATCTCCCGATCGGCGCGGAAAGCGATCTCAAGGGCGTCGTCGACCTGGTGAACAACCGCGGCATCGTCTGGGAAGACGAGAGCCTGGGCGCGAAGTTCAACTACGTCGACATCCCCGAAGATCTGGCCGACAGGGCTGCGGAATACCGCGAAAAGCTGATCGAAACGGCGGTCGAGCAGGACGACGACGTCATGGAATCGTACCTCGAAGGTAACGAGCCGGACGCCGCGACGCTCAAGCGCCTGATCCGCAAGGGCACGCTGAACCAGTCGTTCGTGCCCGTGCTGTGCGGCTCTGCGTTCAAGAACAAGGGCGTGCAGCCGCTGCTCGACGCGGTTGTCGACTACATGCCTTCGCCGCTCGACGTGCCCGCGATCAAGGGTGTGAAGCCCGACAGCGACGAGGAAGATACCCGTCCGTCGAGCGACGAGGCGCCGTTTGCCGCGCTGGCCTTCAAGATCATGAACGACCCGTTCGTCGGGACGCTCACCTTCACCCGCATCTATTCGGGTCGTCTGGCCAAGGGCCAGGTCCTGAACTCGGTGAAGGACAAGAAGGAAAAGATCGGCCGCATGCTGCTGATGCACTCCAACAACCGCGAGGACATCGACGAGGCATTCGCGGGCGACATCGTCGCGATTGCGGGCCTGAAGGAAACCACCACCGGCGACACGCTGTGCGCGCCGAACGCTCCGATCATTCTGGAGCGGATGGAATTCCCCGAGCCGGTTATCGAACTGTCGGTGGAGCCCAAGACCAAGGCCGACCAGGAAAAGATGGGCGTTGCGCTCAATCGCCTGGCTGCCGAGGATCCGAGCTTCCGCGTTTCGACCGACCACGAATCGGGCCAGACGATCATCAAGGGCATGGGCGAGCTTCACCTCGACATTCTCGTCGATCGCATGCGCCGCGAATTCAAGGTGGAAGCGAACGTCGGTGCGCCGCAGGTGGCCTATCGCGAATCGCTGGCTCGCGAAGTCGAGGTGACTTACACCCACAAGAAGCAGTCGGGTGGTTCGGGTCAGTTCGGTGAAGCCAAGGTCCGCGTGATCCCCGGCGAACGCGGGCAGGGCATCGTGTTCGACGACCAGATCAAGGGCGGCAATATTCCTCGCGAATATATCCCCTCGGTCGAGAAGGGCATGCGCGAACAGGCCGAGAGCGGTTATCTGGTCGGCTTCCCGATCATCGACTTCACCATCGAGCTGATCGACGGCAAATACCACGACGTCGACTCGAGCACGGTGGCGTTCGAGATCACCGGCCGCGGCGCAATGCGCGAAGCGGCGAACAAGGCCGGCATCAAGCTCCTCGAGCCGGTGATGAAGGTCGAGGTCGTGACGCCCGAGGATTATCTCGGCGATGTCATCGGCGACCTCAACAGCCGCCGCGGACAGATCCAGGGCACCGACACGCGCGGTAATGCCCAGGCCGTGGAAGCGTTCGTGCCGCTCGCCAACATGTTCGGCTACGTCAACGAACTGCGTTCGTTCACCCAGGGTCGTGCGCAGTACTCGATGCAGTTCTCGCACTACGACGAAGTACCGGCGAACGTCGCTCAGGAGGTCAAGGAGAAGCTTGCCTAA
- the rpsL gene encoding 30S ribosomal protein S12, whose amino-acid sequence MPTINQLVRKGRVPQKAKSKVPAMEQNPQKRGVCTRVYTTTPKKPNSALRKVAKVRLTNQREVISYIPGEGHNLQEHSVVLIRGGRVRDLPGVRYHVLRGVLDTQGVKDRKQSRSKYGAKRPK is encoded by the coding sequence ATGCCGACGATCAACCAGCTGGTCCGCAAGGGCCGCGTTCCGCAGAAGGCCAAGAGCAAGGTCCCTGCGATGGAGCAGAACCCGCAGAAGCGCGGTGTCTGCACCCGCGTCTATACGACGACCCCGAAGAAGCCGAACTCGGCGCTGCGTAAGGTTGCCAAGGTTCGCCTGACCAACCAGCGCGAGGTCATTTCCTACATCCCGGGCGAAGGCCACAACCTGCAGGAACACAGCGTCGTGCTGATCCGCGGCGGCCGTGTGCGCGACCTTCCCGGCGTTCGTTACCACGTCCTGCGCGGCGTGCTCGATACGCAGGGTGTGAAGGACCGCAAGCAGTCGCGCTCCAAGTATGGTGCCAAGCGGCCGAAGTGA
- a CDS encoding LysR substrate-binding domain-containing protein has protein sequence MKRTHLPLNALRVYDAAARHLSFTRAADELAVTPAAVGQQIRALEDHLGTVLFRRTSKGLELTEEGTAGLDSLREGFLRFEESVQSMQAGQASDRYTIAAPREFYAQWLAPRLAAFRKANPGIRFRFVADENADFTETNLDFAVRLVDGPGELEGVELAPARRVVVAAKDAPDEVLDSWIDWPGAPLPEGAEATVEVGNAGQALSSAIAGLGKAVLPFLLVEDALADGRLMTLEGPDEGRRAYWLVAPMPQWRQKKVKALVAFLTAD, from the coding sequence ATGAAGCGTACGCACCTCCCCCTGAACGCCCTGCGCGTCTATGACGCGGCCGCACGGCACCTGAGCTTTACCCGCGCTGCGGATGAGCTGGCGGTGACGCCTGCTGCCGTCGGCCAGCAGATTCGCGCGCTTGAGGATCACCTCGGCACCGTATTGTTCCGGCGCACGTCCAAGGGGCTGGAACTGACCGAAGAGGGGACGGCGGGCCTCGATTCGCTGCGCGAAGGCTTTCTGAGATTCGAGGAATCGGTCCAGTCGATGCAGGCGGGGCAGGCGAGCGACCGCTATACCATTGCCGCCCCGCGCGAATTCTACGCCCAATGGCTTGCCCCGCGTCTTGCGGCGTTTCGCAAGGCCAACCCCGGCATTCGTTTCCGCTTCGTCGCCGACGAGAACGCCGACTTCACCGAAACCAACCTCGATTTCGCCGTTCGCCTGGTCGATGGGCCGGGAGAGTTGGAGGGCGTCGAACTGGCCCCCGCGCGCCGCGTGGTCGTGGCGGCCAAGGATGCGCCTGACGAAGTGCTCGATAGCTGGATCGACTGGCCCGGCGCGCCGCTGCCCGAAGGGGCGGAAGCGACGGTGGAAGTCGGCAATGCCGGACAGGCGCTGTCCAGCGCGATCGCCGGGCTGGGCAAGGCGGTTCTGCCCTTTCTGCTGGTGGAAGACGCGCTGGCCGATGGCCGCCTGATGACGCTGGAGGGCCCGGACGAGGGGCGCCGCGCGTACTGGCTGGTCGCACCGATGCCGCAATGGCGGCAGAAGAAGGTCAAGGCGCTGGTGGCTTTCCTCACCGCCGACTAG
- a CDS encoding RNA degradosome polyphosphate kinase translates to MNAFTQGPAEPVDGGSAAAAAAERYVNRELSWLSFNRRVLAESENERYPLLERLRFLSISASNLDEFTMIRIAGLEGQATRGIETTAIDGLDPRQQLAAIRELLLAVESRQQRALGALRDLLAEEGILIAEIDQLDDTQQAWLEEYFTTDILPLITPQAIDPSHPFPFVANLGMGVLFRLKRGRRQPDLVEMVLIPSGAPRFVRLPGKQAVYVAIEKLIGRYAAQLFPGFKILGDGLFRVLRDSDIEVEEEAEDLVRYFRTAIQRRRRGRAVLLELDRDCDPAAEALLREQFDVDSAMVVKSEGMLGLRHLDAICGEPRPDLKFAPFSPRYPERILAHDGDCFSAIREKDIVIQHPYESFEVVVDFLHQAATDPAVVSIKQTLYRAGDQSPVIAALIDAAQAGKAVTAVVELKARFDEERNIRWATELERAGVQVIYGFMEWKTHAKVSLVVRREEEGYRTYCHFGTGNYHPINARIYTDLSYFTADPALGRDAAKLFNFVTGYVEPRETERIAISPIGLKAKLFELIDREIANAHAGKPAGVWAKLNSITHREVIDKLYEASAAGVEIQLVVRGICSLRAGVPGVSENIQVKSIIGRFLEHSRVWAFGNGHRLPSKHADVFLTSADAMSRNLDRRVEVLVPIVNKTVHDQVLEQVMLANILDTEQSWQQQPDGQYERMRVGPEAEAEGEGFNCHDYFMSNPSLSGRGAALKAGAVPKLRLEDDPG, encoded by the coding sequence ATGAACGCATTTACGCAGGGCCCGGCCGAGCCGGTTGATGGAGGCAGCGCCGCGGCAGCGGCGGCCGAGCGCTACGTAAATCGCGAACTTTCGTGGCTGTCGTTCAATCGCCGCGTGCTCGCGGAATCGGAAAACGAGCGCTATCCGCTGCTCGAACGGCTGCGCTTCCTGTCAATCTCCGCCAGCAATCTCGATGAATTCACGATGATCCGCATTGCCGGCCTCGAAGGCCAGGCGACCCGCGGGATCGAAACGACTGCGATCGACGGGCTCGATCCGCGCCAGCAACTCGCCGCGATCCGCGAACTCCTGCTGGCGGTCGAATCGCGGCAGCAGCGCGCACTGGGCGCCCTGCGCGATCTTCTGGCCGAAGAAGGCATTCTGATCGCGGAAATCGACCAGCTCGATGATACGCAGCAGGCCTGGCTGGAAGAGTATTTCACCACGGATATCCTGCCGTTGATCACCCCGCAGGCAATCGACCCATCGCACCCCTTCCCCTTCGTCGCCAATCTCGGGATGGGGGTGCTTTTCCGCCTCAAGCGCGGGCGGCGTCAGCCCGATCTGGTGGAAATGGTGCTGATCCCCAGCGGCGCGCCGCGCTTCGTGCGCCTACCGGGCAAGCAGGCGGTCTATGTCGCGATCGAAAAGCTGATCGGGCGCTATGCCGCCCAGCTTTTCCCCGGTTTCAAGATCCTGGGCGACGGCCTGTTCCGCGTGCTGCGCGACAGCGATATCGAGGTGGAGGAAGAAGCAGAGGATCTGGTCCGCTATTTCCGCACCGCGATCCAGCGGCGGCGGCGCGGGCGTGCGGTTCTGCTGGAGCTCGATCGCGACTGCGACCCTGCGGCGGAGGCATTGCTGCGCGAACAGTTCGACGTCGATTCGGCGATGGTCGTGAAGTCGGAAGGGATGCTGGGCCTGCGCCATCTCGACGCGATCTGCGGCGAACCGCGGCCCGACCTGAAGTTCGCGCCCTTCTCCCCCCGCTATCCGGAACGTATTCTGGCACACGACGGCGATTGCTTTTCCGCCATCCGCGAGAAGGACATCGTGATCCAGCACCCCTACGAAAGTTTCGAGGTGGTGGTCGATTTCCTGCATCAGGCGGCGACCGATCCGGCGGTCGTTTCGATCAAGCAAACGCTCTATCGCGCGGGCGACCAGTCGCCGGTGATCGCGGCCCTGATCGACGCGGCGCAGGCGGGCAAGGCGGTGACCGCGGTGGTCGAGCTGAAGGCTCGCTTCGATGAAGAACGCAATATCCGCTGGGCGACCGAGCTGGAACGCGCCGGGGTGCAGGTAATCTATGGCTTCATGGAGTGGAAGACCCACGCCAAAGTCAGCCTCGTGGTCCGCCGGGAGGAGGAAGGGTATCGCACCTACTGCCATTTCGGGACCGGCAACTATCACCCCATCAACGCCCGGATTTACACCGATCTCAGCTATTTCACCGCCGATCCTGCGCTGGGGCGCGATGCGGCCAAGCTGTTCAACTTCGTCACCGGCTACGTCGAGCCGCGCGAGACGGAACGGATCGCGATTTCGCCCATCGGCCTGAAGGCCAAGCTGTTCGAACTGATCGATCGGGAAATCGCCAATGCCCATGCGGGCAAACCTGCCGGGGTCTGGGCCAAGCTGAATTCGATCACCCACCGCGAGGTGATCGACAAGCTGTATGAAGCCAGCGCCGCCGGGGTCGAAATCCAGCTTGTCGTTCGCGGCATCTGTTCGCTGCGCGCCGGCGTGCCCGGCGTGTCGGAAAACATCCAGGTCAAATCCATCATCGGCCGCTTCCTCGAACACAGCCGCGTGTGGGCCTTCGGCAACGGACATCGCCTGCCGAGCAAGCACGCCGACGTCTTTCTCACTTCCGCCGATGCGATGAGCCGCAATCTCGACCGTCGGGTGGAAGTTCTGGTGCCGATCGTGAACAAGACAGTGCACGATCAGGTACTGGAGCAGGTTATGCTGGCGAATATCCTCGATACGGAGCAAAGCTGGCAGCAGCAGCCCGACGGTCAATACGAACGGATGCGCGTCGGGCCGGAGGCAGAGGCCGAGGGAGAAGGCTTCAACTGTCACGATTATTTCATGAGCAATCCCTCGCTTTCGGGTCGTGGAGCCGCGCTTAAGGCGGGTGCCGTGCCCAAGCTGAGGCTGGAGGACGACCCCGGATGA
- a CDS encoding phospholipid carrier-dependent glycosyltransferase: MGHPLSIVPMSQAHDHPRDPIGWSAAIAIAFFGMCLIRLAVPTEPYFDEIHYLPAARALIEGSEYLNREHPLLGKELIGLGIALLGDNAWGWRIMPALAGALALFAFTRAIWFSTLSRFAAVSYAVLLASGFVLFVHSRIAMLDVFFVAFIALALWQCAAAVREPETGRLRLAFAGVALGLSMAAKWNAVPIAMLPGLAFLVARFAAGRRRLFTSRRGIPVPGVSLVEAALWLGLVPLAVYWLTFLPAYFFAQSPLPANGFIALHREIIALQESVVEPHPYQSRWTDWIFNLRAIWYLYGPIEGSHRGIVLIGNPLTMLLGLPAMVWAAWRAITGDRAAMAIVVLFAVSLGFWIVVNKPIQFYYHYFLPSCFLLAALAMALDALWQCGRRKLAVGALIASGALFAWFYPILSAAPLAGEQSFTAWTWLYGWR, translated from the coding sequence GTGGGACACCCACTATCGATCGTGCCGATGAGCCAGGCGCACGACCATCCGCGGGATCCCATCGGATGGAGCGCCGCGATCGCCATCGCATTCTTCGGCATGTGCCTGATTCGGCTCGCCGTTCCGACTGAGCCTTACTTCGACGAAATCCACTATCTCCCCGCAGCCCGTGCGCTGATCGAAGGCAGCGAGTACCTTAATCGCGAACACCCGCTGCTGGGCAAGGAACTGATCGGCCTCGGCATCGCACTCCTGGGCGACAATGCGTGGGGCTGGCGGATTATGCCGGCGCTGGCGGGCGCACTCGCGCTGTTCGCTTTCACGCGGGCGATCTGGTTCAGCACTCTTTCCCGTTTCGCCGCGGTTTCCTACGCGGTCCTGCTCGCCAGCGGTTTCGTGTTGTTCGTGCACAGCCGCATCGCAATGCTCGACGTGTTCTTCGTCGCCTTTATCGCGCTGGCCCTGTGGCAATGCGCCGCCGCGGTGCGCGAGCCGGAAACGGGACGCTTGCGCCTCGCGTTCGCCGGGGTGGCGCTGGGCCTGTCGATGGCGGCGAAATGGAACGCCGTGCCGATCGCCATGTTACCGGGCCTGGCCTTCCTCGTCGCACGGTTTGCCGCAGGGCGGAGGCGCCTTTTCACCAGTCGCAGAGGTATCCCGGTCCCCGGCGTCTCGTTGGTGGAGGCGGCTCTCTGGCTGGGCCTGGTGCCGCTGGCGGTGTACTGGCTTACGTTCCTTCCGGCCTATTTCTTCGCCCAGAGCCCGCTGCCCGCAAACGGGTTCATCGCACTGCACCGCGAAATCATCGCGCTGCAGGAAAGTGTGGTGGAGCCCCACCCCTATCAGTCCCGCTGGACCGACTGGATCTTCAATTTGCGTGCAATATGGTACCTTTACGGTCCCATAGAGGGGTCGCATCGCGGTATCGTCCTGATCGGTAATCCGCTGACGATGCTGCTGGGCCTGCCCGCGATGGTCTGGGCCGCATGGCGGGCCATCACCGGCGACCGCGCGGCAATGGCGATAGTCGTTCTTTTCGCGGTAAGCCTGGGTTTCTGGATCGTCGTGAACAAGCCGATCCAGTTCTATTATCACTATTTTCTGCCAAGCTGTTTCCTGCTCGCTGCGCTGGCGATGGCGCTCGACGCTCTATGGCAGTGCGGGCGGCGGAAGCTGGCCGTCGGCGCCCTTATCGCCAGCGGAGCGCTGTTCGCCTGGTTCTACCCGATTCTCAGCGCCGCGCCGCTCGCGGGCGAACAGAGTTTCACTGCGTGGACCTGGCTTTACGGCTGGCGCTAG
- the rpsG gene encoding 30S ribosomal protein S7, whose protein sequence is MSRRRRPEKREILPDPKFGDQVLSKFMNNLMLDGKKSIAERIVYGALDTVEAKAKADPIALFHDALNNIKPQVEVRSRRVGGATYQVPVEVRPERAQALAIRWLITAARGRAETTMSARLSGELMDAANNRGNAVKKREDTHRMADANRAFSHYRW, encoded by the coding sequence ATGTCACGTCGTCGTCGTCCCGAGAAGCGGGAAATCCTGCCCGATCCCAAGTTCGGGGATCAGGTCCTGTCGAAGTTCATGAACAACCTCATGCTCGACGGTAAGAAATCCATTGCGGAGCGGATCGTTTACGGTGCGCTCGATACGGTCGAGGCCAAGGCCAAGGCCGATCCGATCGCGCTGTTCCACGATGCGCTGAACAACATCAAGCCGCAGGTCGAAGTCCGTTCGCGGCGCGTCGGCGGTGCCACCTACCAGGTGCCGGTCGAGGTTCGCCCCGAGCGTGCGCAGGCCCTGGCGATCCGCTGGCTCATCACGGCCGCGCGCGGCCGGGCCGAAACCACGATGTCGGCGCGCCTTTCGGGTGAGTTGATGGATGCGGCCAACAATCGCGGCAACGCGGTCAAGAAGCGTGAAGACACGCATCGCATGGCCGATGCCAACCGCGCTTTCTCGCACTACCGCTGGTAA